A single window of Flavobacterium sp. 140616W15 DNA harbors:
- a CDS encoding DUF6046 domain-containing protein: protein MKFNFNVNEILDAKETEYTGINYNESESKDFIIDKTGGEFNLRVFAPLVFEPLVKKDLTLPSLRIDAVTVNLNRSKTIKKEGIEGRDSTIKEHITNGDFNISIEGLIANETGDEYPKEKLFLLKQFLNAPYALRVTHAILNRFGIYELVIDSYAIPSISGTKNIQKFTASATSDETVELIIRDNA from the coding sequence ATGAAATTCAATTTTAATGTAAACGAAATTTTAGATGCCAAAGAAACCGAATATACTGGCATTAACTATAACGAATCAGAATCGAAAGATTTTATTATTGATAAAACCGGAGGTGAATTTAATCTAAGAGTCTTTGCTCCTTTAGTTTTTGAACCTCTTGTAAAAAAAGATCTTACCCTACCTAGTTTACGAATAGATGCTGTAACGGTTAATTTAAATCGTTCAAAAACTATAAAGAAAGAAGGAATCGAAGGACGCGATTCAACCATTAAGGAACATATTACAAATGGTGATTTTAATATTTCAATCGAAGGACTAATTGCCAATGAAACTGGAGATGAATATCCAAAAGAAAAACTTTTCTTATTGAAGCAATTCCTGAATGCCCCTTATGCTTTAAGAGTTACTCATGCTATTTTGAATCGATTTGGTATCTATGAATTAGTAATAGACTCCTACGCTATCCCTTCTATTTCAGGAACAAAAAACATTCAAAAATTTACGGCAAGTGCCACCTCAGATGAAACTGTAGAACTAATAATTAGAGACAATGCTTAA